The Perca flavescens isolate YP-PL-M2 chromosome 8, PFLA_1.0, whole genome shotgun sequence DNA window aagcatattaaaggtatagtggaggattttctttttccgggtggatcatcaagactattggtcctcctagttgtcaatcattctggtgatatgtttacgtcccgagctttcaggtgtatgtgtgtggtgagcttgagctacggtttcagccattcattgaagcattgaagcttttgggagaatatttgacacgctggcgtgcgctaaaagcacaggttgggcttcccactgatgcctcagtcgtgaagtttctgctccacaggtaaagtttggctatttggagaaatccatttaaaatcactgctagtaaaagttgatgtaagctatgattagcgatgctagccctggcacaagtcacgcaccgcgcacacacggtaaacatctcaatttgtgaaaaagtgcaaatcttcttttggagagcaggcttgtatgagccatgccgacagcaacttgtaaacaatGCACTCttgtgcacacgtttaataggcgttccctctcgggagcaggcagagtgttgcgcatgggcattttttcaaaaagtacagagggcggttcttttctaaaattcgggaaaatcctccacaacACCTTTAACCATTCACCGCAcatgatcgctagtaaacatatcaCATCTTTGatgtaatttttcagttttttaagaGTCTGtcttaggaatcggaatcgttttaaaagtaccggttcggtaTCTGAATTGTagaaatccaaacgataccccaACCCTAAGCGGGACATCCTGGAGATGTACTTCTGTTAGTTTCCCGAAGTGACGGGATTTAGTTTCCTAAAACTGGTCCTAAATGCTCCCGTCCCACCGCCTGGTGTCCAGGTCGTCTCTGCTGAACCACATGGCCCGAGAACATTCCTTCGGCATCGGGCTGCCCGACAACATCGTCTACTGTGACCAGTTCCTGGACACGCTGCAGAGCAAACTGGACAAgtaggagacacacacacacacacacacctagacatacatatatatatatatatatatatatatatatatatatatatatatatatacacacacacacacacacacacacacacacacacacacacacacacatatatatatatatatatatatatatatatatatatataaaatatatatataaaacacacagtTTACTCATACTAACGTGAGAATATGTTCAGTCCCAGTtaactctgtctgtgtgtgtctctctatgtgtgtgtgtttgcgcgcgtgtgtatgtctgtctctctctctgtgtgtgtgtgtgtgtgtgtgtgtgtgtgtgtgtgtgtgtgtgtgtgtgtgtgtatctgtgtgtgtgtgtgtgtgtgtcccgtcAGTCTGCAGTGTTTGTACTGTGAGAAAACCTTCCGGGATAAAACCACGCTGAAGGACCACATGAGGAAGAAAGCTCACCGCCGCATCAACGCCAACAACAGCACGTACGACCGCTTCTATGTCATCAACTACCTGGTAAAACTACAGCCAAGTCTCACGGTTATTACACACGTAAGACAAGGACACATACATGAATAGGTCCTCACAAGGACACATACATAAAGAGGTCCTCACAAGGACACCCTACATGAATAGGTCCTCACAAGGACACATACATAAAGAGGTCCTCACAAGGACACCCTACATAAAGAGGTCATCACAAGGACACATACATAAAGAGGTCCTCACAAGGACACATACATAAAGAGGTCATCACAAGGACACATACATAAAGAGGTCATCACAAGGACACATACATGAAGAGGTCATCACAAGGACACATACATAAAGAGGTCATCACAAGGACACATACATAAAGAAGTCCTCACAAGGACACCCTACATAAAGAGGTCATCACAAGGACACCCTACATAAAGAGGTCATCACAAGGACACCCTACATAAAGAAGTCCTCACAAGGACACCCTACATAAAGAGGTCATCACAAGGACACCCTACATAAAGAGGTCATCACAAGGACACCCTACATAAAGAGGTCATCACAAGGACACATACATAAAGAGGTCCTCACAAGGACACATACATAAAGAGGTCCTCACAAGGACACCCTACATAAAGAGGTCATCACAAGGACACCCTACATAAAGAGGTCATCACAAGAACACATACATAAAGAGGTCATCACAAGGACACAAACATAAAGAGGTCCTCACAAGGACACATACATAAAGAGGTCCTCACAAGGACACATACATAAAGAGGTCCTCACAAGGACACATACATCAAGAGGTCATCACAAGGACACCCTACATAAAGAGGTCATCACAAGGACACATACATCAAGAGGTCATCACAAGGACACATACATCAAGAGGTCATCACAAGGACACATACATCAAGAGGTCATCACAAGGACACCCTACATAAAGAGGTCCTCACAAGGACACATACATAAAGAGGTCCTCACAAGGACACCCTACATAAAGAGGTCATCACAAGGACACATACATAAAGAGGTCCTCACAAGGACACATGCATATATAGGTAATCACAAGGACACATGCATAAAGAGGTCCTCACAAGGACACATGCATAAAGAGGTCCTCACAAGGACACATACATAAAGAGGTCCTCACAAGGACACATACATAAAGAGGTCCTCACAAGGACACCCTACATAAAGAGGTCCTCACAAGGACAAATACATAAAGAGGTCCTCACAAGGACACATACATAAAGAGGTCCTCACAAGGACACATGCATAAAGAGGTCCTCACAAGGACACATACATAAAGAGGTCATCACAAGGACACCCTACATAAAGAGGTCATCACAAGGACACATACATAAAGAGGTCATCACAAGGACACATACATAAAGAGGTCCTCACaaggacacatactgtacaggccAAAAATATgagacacaccttctcattcaatgcgtttcctttttattttcatgactatttacattgtagattctcactgaaggcatcaaaactatgaatgaacacatatggaattatgtacttaacaaaaaagtgtgaaataactgaaaacatgtcttatattttagattcttcaaagtagccaccctttgcttttttattaagggaaataattccactaattaaccctgactaagcacacctgtgaaggtaaaaccatttcaggtgactacctcatgaagctcattgagagaacaccaagggtttgcagagttatcaaaaaaagcaaaggggggctactttgaagaatctaaaatataagacatgttttcagttatttcacacttttttgttaagtacataattccatatgtgttctttcatagttttgatgccttcagtgagaatctacaatgtaaatagtcatgaaaataaaaaggaaaggcattgaatgagaaggtgtgtccaaacttttggcctgtactttgTATATAAAGAGGTCATCACAAGCTGGAACCAGAACATGTTCTAACCTACGACCATAAATCCATCACCACGTCATGTGATGTATATGAGTAGGgatcggccgataccgattctAAGTAGTTAATGAAGCCTATAACACCAACATAAAACTTAAATTTAAATGCTTTAAAGTGCTCGTATTATGCTTatgttcaggttcataattgtatttagaggttgtaccagaataggtttactgtacatggttacattttcaaaaaacaccatagttttgttgtactgcccattgctgcagctcctgttttcactctgtgtgttgagctctctgttttagctacagagtgagacatctcaacttctgttacatctttgttgggaatcGCACATGCTGAGTAACTAgctaaggactactagccagtcagaagcaaaaaattataaaaactgccaaaaaaagGCCCAGATAATTGCTCTATCCCTAAATATTAGATAGATAATAATTTGGGCGGATCATCAGAGGaggtttttgtctctttttctgtgtgatGTTGAaaagtctccccctgctgttgtCCGTTAGGAGCTGGGGAAGACGTGGGAGGAAGTGCAAAGCGAGGACGACCGAGAGCTGCTGGACGATGAAGACGAGTAAGTAGGAACCAGAAGAGTCAGAACACAAAACTTCCAGCTTCTACTGGCTTTCTCACGGTACCCACGGGCTCTaaaatgcatttcattttcacttAGTAGCCTGCTTTCTCTCTAAGGAAGCTGAgggcttaaaggtcccatggcatggggcactttggatgcttttatatagaccttagtggtcccctaatactgtatctgaagtctcttttatataggccttagtggtcccctaatactgtatctgaagtctcttttatatagaccttagtggtcccctaatactgtatctgaagtctcttttatatagaccttagtggtcccctaatactgtatctgaagtctctgttatatagaccttagtggtcccctaatactgtatctgaagtctcttttatatagaccttagtggtcccctaatactgtatctgaagtctcttttatatagaccttagtggtcccctaatactgtatctgaagtatcttttatatacagtagaccttagtggtcctctaatactgtatctgaagtctcttttatatagaccttagtggccccctaatactttatctgaagtctcttttatatagacctttgtggtcccctaatactgtatctgaagtctcttttatatagaccttagtggtcccctaatactgtatctgaagtctcttttatatagaccttagtggtcccctaatactgtatctgaagtctcttttatatagaccttagtggtcccctaatactgtatctgaagtctcttttatatagaccttagtggtcccctaatactgtatctgaagtctctttcccgaaattcagccctggtgcagaattacagccactagagccagtcccacaatgagctttccttaggatgtgcaatttgcatttaatgttaaaaaacctcataaagtgacattttcatgccatggtgACCTTTGAAGTGACCCGACTTATTGTTTCTGACACTTACATAAATCTTATTCGCTCTCCGAGTCCTTTTTCTTTGTGAGAAACCCGGTTTCCTCTCCCATgtggtctctctgtgtgttctgtGCAGTGATTGGTCGGACTGGCAGGCTCATCCGGTCTCCGCTGTGTGTCTGTTCTGTGATCACCAGTCAGAGACCATGGACCAGATCTACACACACATGAAGGTAACCGCGACAATCTTCTGAAAACGTCACGATTTTACATCGAAAATATCCAAAGATTTAGCTAACAACATGATTTGAAAAAGAACAAAGTTgtcttttacatatttttttaaattatttgaagTGTAATGAACATTACTAGTAATCTGGTTTAATCATTGCTCCTATCTGTTTGTTTGTAGGAAGCTCACGGCTTTGATCTCCATTATCTGAGGACGGAGCTCAGTGAGTAAATCCTCCAACTTCTAAAGGCTCTGAGATAGAGGTCGaacgatagtggattttaccgatagttaggttgggctgtatttgccgataaccgattaataaaccgatagtatttagaactgatactggataaaaacaaacatgacactccaagtaaaacagtgctgaactttattataaaatCGTATCGTGGGGCCTCTGGGGATTCCCGCCCCTAGTGATCACTTTGTTttatgcagtttttgcaagttcccgcaatttcatcgcataaaattgcataaatatcatatagcatattccatcgcattttttaagaaaacttgccacataatcaaggatttttgccccgcaacgatcacaaaaaaaaaactcatcacgcatttttctggaaggactgtaagatagttcaccgaaacgtgtttctgaaaacattggAAGACAGAAATAGGCcatgatgcagttgctgaatttgtcttcatttcagatcaacaaaggtcagtttaagagattttttttctccgatTTTGAGAGGCTCTTTCGGACCGATGACTGTACGGGACGCATCGAAcggactcgagtcaccgacctcgccagacctGTCCGACAGAcgattatcggctcggtgtgtcGGCGCCTTTACGCTCCCAACGCTAACATCCAACTGCATCATGTTGtccaagtgactgatgggaagaACACTCTTGCAGCCCTAGAGAAGAGTAAATCATCGTGTGTGTATAAGTTTGACTTTTCTCTGTTGGATAGAAGAACATGAAccagtaaagtgtgtgtgtgtgtgtgtgtgtgtgtgtttctgtgtctgtgtgtgtgtgtgtgtgtgtgtgtgtgtgtgtgtgtgtgtgtgtgtgtgtgtgtgtgtgtgtgtgtgtgtgcgcgtgtgtgtttgtgtttgtgtgtgtgtgctgcgcgtgtgtgtgtgtgtgtgtgtctgtgtgtgtgtgtctgcgcgtgtgtgtgtgcgtgcgtgtgtctgcgtgtgtgtgtgtgtgtgtgtgtgtgtgtgtgtgtgtgtgtgtgtgtgtcttccctCAGACCTGCGGTTCTACCAGCAGGTCAAACTGGTGAACTTCATCCGGCGCCAGATCCACCAGAGCCGTTGCTACGGCTGCCAGCAGACGTTCCCGTCCCGAGACGAAGTCCTGCACCACATCGTGTCCGAAGGCCACGTCATGAAGCTGCCGGACGCATCTACCTGGAACCAACCGCAGTACGTTCACACTCCGTCCTGTcccttttttaaaggtcccatggcatgaaaatgtcccttttatgaggttttttaacattaatatgcgttcccccggCCTGCccatggtcccccagtggctagaaatggtgataggtgtaaaccgagccctgggtatcctgctctgcctttgagaaaatgaaagctcagatgcaccaatcaggaatcttctccttatgaggtcataagctcattgtgggactggctctagtggctgttatTATGCACCAAGggtgaattttgggaaagagacttcagatacagtattaggggaccactaaggtctatataaaagagacttcagatacagtattagaggaccactaaggtctatataaaagagacttcagatacagtattaggggaccactaaggtctatataaaagagacttcagatacagtattaggggaccactaaggtctatataaaagagacttcagatacagtattaagggaccactaaggtctatataaaagagacttcagatacagtattaggggaccactaaggtctatataaaagagacttcagatacagtattaggggaccactaaggtctatataaaagagacttcagatacagtattaggggaccactaaggtctatataaaagagacttcagatacagtattaggggaccactaaggtctatataaaagagacttcagatacagtattaggggaccactaaggtatatataaaagagacttcagatacagtattaggggaccactaaggtctatataaaagagacttcagatacagtattaggggaccactaaggtctatataaaagagacttcagatacagtattaggggaccactaaggtctatataaaagagtctccagataaagtattaggccATATATGTTGTATGTTGTTTCTTAATATAAAAGTTGTCCCCAAACTAGAATGTTGCTGCGTTGCttctctgacctctgacctctcctCTCCGCAGGTATTACTTCCCCACATACGAGAATGACGGCCTGCTGTGCACGCTGTCCGACAGCGACGACGATGAAAGCGGCGAGCGGCACCGCGGCGAGGACGTCCCGGTCATCGCGGAGGACCTCACCGACCTCCGAGCGCTGAAGCAGAGCAGCGTCCTGAAGCTCCTGCTGAAGAACAGAAGCTCCTGCAGCTAGACGGCCCGACAGGCTCGCTCCCACAATCCTTCAGGGCTCAACGCAACATTTGTGTTTTCACTTGTCCAGTCGGGCAGGTACAGCGTTGTAGTCTACGtcatacgcaggtatacgcagtatacccacttagaaagctccaggatttccatatacccactttaAAATTCCCAATGACACCAACAACATacttttcattatattttagatATATGTTGAATTGtcgtctgtgtttttcttcttcacatacgCTGAATAAAGGGAtttgtagggctgtgctcgatttgaagaaattcttagtcgactaacactcattcaactgtaccgactaatcgattagttgatttaatcgacagatctgtaaatctgagtttctccacaaagagtcgtgctaaaagcatcactttaattcttgtgtttaccagagatgtgctcgtacgtttcttggaaataagtcattcagcacgaaaaaaaggcataaaacatgactaatggactaaagagatctaagttgagtgagaccaaaatgaccgattagtccgcagtatacccactaagaaagctccaggatttccatatccccacttaaaaatgacacacaaccacatattttttattaaatgtttgatttaattttgaattgtcatctaaataaagggatttccactgtaaattggtgcataaaagtgtatccaaatacaggaaatgaagtcgttgatgctcaaaacttccatgggggaggacacccagactcCCCACTATGATGGGGccctcccccaaaggcagattctggcccatatatacagtacagtatacccactacaatacatcagactacaccactgggcaggtaaaaatgcccaaagtcatttttttacttactgcagtgattttcaaccactgtgccGCGGCACAATAGTGTGCCGTGAGAGATCGTCCTGTGTGCCGTGGGAAATTATCCGATTTTACTTAATTGGTccaacaaagttttttttattgagttaccgcaaataattttccattgttgcgcatctgtgcctcaatatgatgactggcagagaaattaaatactattctgtgtcagtaggtggcagtatagcgcaataatgatcttgttgatttaagacaatagaaTTACTGCCAGCAGGgcagagtgtgcgactgaattttacatccagtcgcacatgtgcgaccagtaaatttgccccctttttttacacgttaaacgttgAAATGTTGGTACCTGAGAGCACGTAAgagcaagcttatctgtcctctctgagaATTGACggagagcagagctctgacacacactcgcacacacgcagagctgcagacgatgcaaactacgtcggctctgcagttttgtggaagtgacagtgagtcacggaaatgccgataaagtggtttcaagtgtggttacagtttttcataacttcaagcagacagcgtttgctgtgatatgatattaacgGCGAGCCGAAAGCAGTCGCGATGCTGtagacgttacacttcctcggagccgagcaggcacagcagtggtttctgtgccctggtgactgactgacaggctgaggttgtaaggcaaggcaactttatttctacagcaccttttggtTGTGctcctaaaattttcagttgggggccactgtgctcctaatgaaaaaagttagtctggagccctgctgccACCTTTCGCTCGCATCCCGCAGTGACAGGATGTAAGCAGTAGGGCCGAGATCATCGACATAAGCCTGCAAAagcgatggatacatttttaaaaaggaaaaatgcagattctgattattaggctacaatgtgtcatttttggttggtggtgtgccgtgggatttttttaatgtaaaaactgtgctgaggctcaaaaaaggttgaaaaccacTGACTTACTGGGCCACTATACagattgttttcttcttttttctcaagaaaaaaacaatctttCAAAAAATGCCAATGACCTACAttcatatttatgcaatttaatgtgcaaaaattgcggtttgatgaaaaagagtaACAGTGATTCAAGCAACAGAGATGCATTAAGACTAGGGCtatcaatcgattaaaaaatgtaatcaaattaattgtctgtgttgtttttccgacaacggcagctgcagactgttatatccatatagaacacaTGGACACATgctctatatctatggttatatccatatagaacatatggaCACATGCTCTATATCTATGGTATAGAgcagtgtttgtgttgcctgtatcgtccgtctcagagcatcagagagaagagcagacatatcagGGGCACCAGATTAAGAAGATTACTACAattaaatgttccaatcaatgatccatgcagcacattctcgtctccctccttcattttacagttgaaTTGTGGCTAGAAACGTCAATATGGGatggattaatctgcgttattttttttaacgcgttattttttctcagattattttgacagccctaattaagacgtgtttttctttaatgttAAGTTTATTAAAGTAGAAATTGTTGTGTGCAAATTGCAAGTTCTTGTCACTCAACACTCTGTGACACACAAGAACATCTTCCAACATGTTACCGTATGAATAAATGGGTCTGCTCTTCCATTTTCAACAAGTCATTTTGGGAGGCTttctttcaaagtttttgttgctttgtcaGAAGTTTGgcggatttattttttttttctttcaaaaaacaTTTGGCGCTATTGATGatgttttggtcattttttcaacatttatgCCACTTTAtcggatgtttttttttccataattttTGACGATATTTCCCACTTGTctggtgcttttattttttttctcaacgttttttgtcatttttttcacgACATTCTTTGGCATTCGCTATACGAGTCTTTGGCTGAGATAAAAGCATTTTTCCCcccctcctatcccagaatgcatctgtggtgtggCCAAACCATACTTTCTTAACTCTCCTCTGGCCCGACTGTGTTCTAACTTCATCCTGGACGAGATCACATTTCCTTTGAAAGAGATGCCAGCGCTCTCTCTTTTAGATCACATTTTAATGAAACATTAGGAgacattaaataaatgaaagaggAATCAGTGTTAACAGCTGGACGTCCCAGCGCTCGTTAAAGCTACCTGCTGGCCTTCCCTCCAGAGCCGTTAACAGCGCTGCTCCGGTGGGTTTAACAGCGTGCAGGATGATGGTGTTCACCTTGTACCCTGATGGGATGACAGTACAACTCCCTCGGCTTCCTCTCCTCGAGGCTGATAAAAGAAATCCCTGATGGAGTCATTAGCCCTCTTGTTGTCTCCTGActgaactctgacacacacaactcacaatatgtgtgtgtgtgtgtgtgtgttaaagtttGACCCGGGAGGAGAACAAGtgcaaaacaacacaacacaagggttaacccttgaaaaaaaacacttatttttttgacgtttttgatgcccttttttcagtttttttttttgctttttccaacgttttaaattgttcttctacacattttcagcgcttatttctgcGGCCCCTATTTTatgattataaaacaaaaattgaaaacgggtcaatttgacctgAAGACAACAGCCTGCGTGTTACTGCTCCAGCTCCCCACCAGAGGGCAGCACCAGTCTGTCAGAGCATTAACACCAAGGATCCATTATAACACTGAagcagacacacaatcacaggCTGCATggtagagggagacagagagagagagagac harbors:
- the znf277 gene encoding zinc finger protein 277, which translates into the protein MASCTRSRDGQDSILEPLCFPEQPAAGAEPPPLLCPLCPESVPLRDKDVLLKHLLLGHKLVIADVKLIADLPKYMLYWKGRFLEQPLTDFCSVIKTNSTGPVEKQEDYFLLCDVLPEDRDLREKLQQKRLEEVLEQQQQERDDRSFHRLCMFCSEEFTGNRSSLLNHMAREHSFGIGLPDNIVYCDQFLDTLQSKLDNLQCLYCEKTFRDKTTLKDHMRKKAHRRINANNSTYDRFYVINYLELGKTWEEVQSEDDRELLDDEDDDWSDWQAHPVSAVCLFCDHQSETMDQIYTHMKEAHGFDLHYLRTELNLRFYQQVKLVNFIRRQIHQSRCYGCQQTFPSRDEVLHHIVSEGHVMKLPDASTWNQPQYYFPTYENDGLLCTLSDSDDDESGERHRGEDVPVIAEDLTDLRALKQSSVLKLLLKNRSSCS